The DNA region cagcactctccaataatttctcatttcccactccccccgtttgactggaagaggtggaggtactggtctgctcatctctaatgattggaaatttaatcctttaccatctttgggtatcaacagctcctttgaatctcattcagatactgttacctacccttttaaaatacattttttagttgtctatcgacccccaggaccactgggtatctttatggatgaattagatgtgttgctctcaaccttttctgaggatggtactcccctagttatgcttggagatttcaacattcatctagataaacctctgtttgccgattttcacactctgcttgcctcttttgatctcaaccgagtgtcaactactgctaatcacaaatcaggcaaccacctggaccttatttatacacaaaactgctctactgatcatgttctggttactccactgcacacgtcggatcacttcctcctcactcttaacctcaacatgatccctgacacatcacttacccctccacatgtcatctttcgacgtaacctacgcacactttcaccctcccggctatctgcaatggtttcatcttcacttccttcccctaaactgtttagacactgtttgccccttatcttccaggccagcccgtaacaccccttctgccccttgtttatctgatgttctacgcgaacaccgttctaagcttagagcttctgaaagggtgtggcgcaagtccaaaaatactactgaccttattgtgtatcagtcactcctatcttctttctctgctaatgtgtcctctgctaaaatgacataataccataacaaaattaacaattcatctaactctcgcatgctttttaaaacattttcctcacttctttgtcctcctcctccccctcctgcttcatctctaatagctgacgactttgcaacgtttttcattaataaaattaaacacattagtgcacaattttccacaccacaatcagtcaagctcatatcaccagcaaacttacactcatttaaatccttctcttcactctctgaggcagaagtctcaaaactcatcctttctaatcaccctacaacttgcccgctttatcctattccatctcatctccttcaagccatttctcctgcacttgtacctgcactcactcacatcatcaacacttccctccacactggtgtttttccctcatcatttagacaggcacgtataactccactacttaagaaacccaacctcaacccatctcttttagagaactacagaccagtttcccttcttccttttattgcaaaaacacttgaacgagctgtgtttaaacaagtctctacatttctcccacacaacaatctccttgacagcaaccaatctggcttcagaagtggacattcaactgagacggccttgctctcagttgttgaagctctaagactggcaagagcagaatccaaatcttcagtacttattctgcttgatctgtccgctgcttttgacacggttaaccaccagatcctcctatcaaccctactggcaaatggcatctcaggaaccacacttcaatggtttgagtcttacctatcagataggtccttcaaagtatcttggagaggtgaggtgtccaagtctcaacatctatctactggggtgcctcagggctcagttcttggaccacttctcttctctgtctacatggcatcattaggttctgtcattcagaaacatggcttttcataccactgctatgctgatgacactcaactctacctctcattccatcctgatgatccgacggtagctattcgcatctcagcttgtctaacagacatttcttcctggatgatggaccatcaccttcaactcaaccttgccaagacaaaactgcttgtgattccagcaaacccatcgttccatcacaatttcaccatcaagttaggcacatcaaccataactccttcaaaaacagctagaagccttggagttatgattgatgatcagctgactttctcagaccacattgctaaaactgtccgatcctgcagattttctttattcaacatcaagaagaacaagccctttctttcggatcatgctgcacaactccttgttcaagctcttgttctgtccaggctagactactgcaatgctctcttggcaggtcttccagccaattctatcaaacctttacaattgattcagaacgtggcagcaagattaatttttaatgagccaaagagaatacacgtcacacctctgtttatcaatttgcactggcttccaatagctgctcgcataaaattcaaggcattgatgtttgcctacaaaactaacactggctctgcacccatttacctaaatttgttacttcagacttatgtgccctctagaagcttgcgttctgcaagtgaacgtcggttgattgtgccatcccaaagaagcacaaagtcacttttacagacttttaagttaaatgttcccttctggtggaatgaactccccaactcaatccgagcagctgagtccttagccatcttcaagaatcggcttaaaacacatctcttccatctttatttgaccctctaactttaacactcactattctaattctattattaaaaaatctaactacctttctaatctatattctattttcttttcattcattatgcaattgtatatgtatgtgtgtgtatgtgcaaagacctctaactagcttgctcgttcttcacaaaacaatgtgcagaaacacggcagctaaactctaaaaacacacagcgttttattataatggtgttcccattataatggtatgggtgtgacagtccagtcatagttattaataatcTGCTTTTTTGTTTGACCTGCTCGTGAAAtcatgtgaaatcagacatttgagcactCATGTATAGACataatggcataatcaataacaccctgCAAATTgtcaattaatataaaattattttataataaacttaaaaaattaaatattattatttaaaaaaatggtattattattattttaatctgaacTTTCAGAATTAACAAACTGAAAATCGgccagcttttattttggcgggtttcCAGCAAGTAAGTACATGGATTTCCGGGTTTAGCGCTGCCGTCTGTAGAGCgtcagtgaatgaaatgtcacagttttgaattgtgctttgaaaacggcaGCGGATAGTCTagatttatgttttcagtttgaaaaaaaatcttgtaCAGTAAAGTTTGTAGATATAAAATGGTAAttgctaggggtgtaacggtacgcaaaaatcacggttcggtacatacctcggttttaaagtcacggttcggttcattttcggtacagtaagggaaagaaatgcaaacattaaactgcaggttgtttattactatacattttttttaacaatttatttacaatttgtattttttaaaaatactttttaaaaaaaaatatataaaataaaaaaagaataagaaataaaatactgctgcaaagttctccactaaataaaatactctcagtctccaatatcatataataaaatataataaaaaatataaataaataactatgattacagtgcagcattaccaatcccagtttgtaggcctgctcatatataaaaaatatatataacttttacaaagtgtaaagtgcagcatgaacagtttcagtttttagacctgctcagatttcgtttttgcgttggcccgatcagaattaagagcaaagatctgtttaaatgccgacgtgaactgcgtttgaattacaatagtttttttcctagttgtagtgatgttcacactctcgtgatgccttttgaaaaccttaggccagtgacacaatggcatattgcacctgtcaaacatagtctattttgccgtcaatactgttgactgtgtcctttatcagtaggctttatatttatgctcaacatgaggtatagatattgttgtcgttaagacaagatcctggtctgtcggcggcctccctctatgtcacctacagcagcagcagcgcgccagcgccacgtcaggcacgattctggtgtgttaagacacagaaaacgcgaagcaagtgtcacgcaactgacagacagcagaaacgccacgctcaagccacgcagccagtgtgtcaccggccttagacaaaatatttcattcggtcattcggtacacacgtgcaccgtaccgaaagccctgtaccgaaacggtccggtacgaatacacgtaccattacacccctagtaaTTGCGCTTTAACAGCAGTATGCAAACGCGCCTTTTGAACTTATTTACACAGCGCATTTCTTATTTTGGTCATGCGATTTCTTATTTTGGCATGCTGCGGTGGTATTACCCATTCTGgttgtctacctactgtatataaatgtatacaaaatatatacattttactagggctgtgacggtgatAAAGTGATGCTTAAAAATGTTTACCCAGTTTCCCTATTAAATTAGTAAAAGTCATTAAATCTGaagcaaaaaaaagtaaattgtgtATTTACAGACGTTCTCAGCTTTTAACAatataccaaaaataaataattttacttttatttcagagtacaatgaagaaaaagaggaaaatgaaGAATCAAATCATCAAGAGAAGCAGCATGCATGTGATCAATGCggtaaaatgtttttaggggctTCACTTCTGAAGAAACACTTGAAAGTTCATGCAAAGAAGAAGccacattcatgtcatttgtgtggtaaGAGTTTTTTGCATCTAcaaagtttgaaacaacatcagaaaatacatactggtgtgagagagtacatgtgctttgagtgtgaaaagacttttagtTCAGTGAGCAGTTTAAAAcggcatgagaggattcacactggagagaaaccttacaagtgttcacactgtgacaagagattcagtcaatcatcaaatctgaaaaaacatgagaggatccacactggagagaaaccttacaagtgttcacactgtgacaagagattcagtgtgtcatcaagtctgaaaacacataagaaaattcacactggagagaaaccttacaagtgttcacactgtgataaGCGATTCATTCAGTCAACAgagctgaaaacacatgagaggacccacactggagagaaaccttacaagtgttcacactgtgactggAGATTCATTCGTAGAGCAaatctgaaaagacatgagaggattcacactggagagaaaccttacaagtgttcacactgtgacaagggACTCAGTGGTGCATCGagtctgaaaagacatgagaggattcacactggagagaaaccttacaagtgttcacactgtgactggAGATTCATTCAGTCAATAGagctgaaaagacatgagaggattcacactggagagaaagcaCATCAACGCAATGTACGAGGGAAGTGTTCCATTGAGTCATCTGTTATACACAGTCATACAAAAAACAATTACAGTAAGGCCCCGTACACGCGGAGACGCATTTAgctgtatatgtaaatattttgtatggtAAACGTGTTTCTTCCAGACGGATCCAGCATTTTGGGAGagtgaattcattttttttaaaccaggttCCAAAGtgtataaatctgaaaatgacacCTTTGGGGTTTTGTGTACTGCCAATCcatatattttgttaaacaatgatgtcatcaccccACTTCTCTACTatagtcagacaccgctacgtcaTGTAACACCAACAACAATGGAGAACTACATGTTTGTGTTCATGCTGCAGAAGCTACTGAGCCTATTAGCTTGACTAAACTTACTAGTAGAGCAGCACGATATTGGAAAAAACAACAcacattgtaataatttttctctGCAATGTATATTGCGATATGGAAAAAAATCACCAGATGACTTGAACAGCTCtatttggggaaaaaataataatgattggggtgattttgtaggtgaataaatcatgtaagaaaataaataaattacaaacctAGATAAATATCATAGAAAAAtggtacaaatgaaataaaaaagtgctTTATATTCTTCAGTCCAACTGTTACTGTCTGTTACAGTTAAGTCTAATACATTACTGCTGcgttacattgctgacagaatgcagtgtttataatctagagattgtaaaGAGGATGTAGCACATGCACTGTCAAGTCAAGTGCCAGTGGATTACAGACTTGCTCCCGCGAGACCCGATGCAACAGAGAGCGGCGCGGGAcaagacttgtgtgtgtgtgtgtgtgtgtgcaggatacaggaaaataaaaaaaagaagtatcttaacataaaaaatctaaaacaaataaattgttattcatctattgcacaaaagcaaaATGAACTCATATAAACAACAGGTGCAAGCGTATGCAGAGCttctatttaggctataacaGGGATTGGTTTGTCGTACGATGAGATTGATGCAAGATACTGATCCAAAAGCACACCTTTTGTGAATAAAAGTTTCATTTCGGCTAAGCGAGTTTGTCGTTGTTGCtgttttcatataaaataaaacattgaaccaCAAACTAAGCATTTGTTTTAAAAGGGGGGAAATACCTTATTTATTTTGGTTACAATATCCAACTTATtcgtttttgttaataaaatttagATCTTTAAATGCCAATGGGAATTTGTACCATTGTACTATTTTATGGcttatgtgttttaattaataGGCTAACAATGAACCACAAACTACTATAGTTTTAAAGAAAGAGAAAATCCAAAgaccttttaatttttttgtgtaacAATGTAGATAAAACATTTTCCTTATATTAATAAAAGTTCAAAGTTTAATATGAGAGAATTTGTCATCGTACtgttttagcatgttttgttattaaaagtaATAGGCTAATGATGAGCCACAAATTAAATATTCGTTTGAAGTAAGGAAAATGTAGATtcattatgcatatttttattgtgtgttaacAGATTTGTGAGATGTCTGAACTGAGATGTCTTTTATAGATTATGAATGCAGTGCTCTTTGCTGGCATTCCACCAAACCATATAAACCATGCACACAGCAGCCGCTTGCTTTAGTAAAGAATAactgttctgtgaatgttgatgctgtaataacaaatatttattaggAGTTtgtatgctgggatttcataaatttcatggagaaaaaagtaatgtaaataatttaatttgaaataattaatCAGGACAGTAAcatgattacttttaaaagaagtaatcagattacattttcagagtaacttgcccCAACACTGGAACCAATATACTATCAATTtactttctcagctgtttggttTGGTGGGCTAGAACATAGTAAAAAGGAGAATTTAAGAAATTTTGTGTAGAAAGATGTATAAATTGTCTGCGTTTGGAATGGAATCTCCGCCCACTGCATGCCACAAGATGCTGAGATGGAGAATGCATTGCTCTTGTGGAGCAGATGCATGCAATTGACGAGGACTTCAAACTATCAACTACAAACTCATCTAACAtatattttgttgaaaaaaaagtgtCCCTTATTATTTGTTTCTCCATCTATATCATTCAACCGCTGTAATTAGggcaaagaaataaacatttgacttCTATTCAGCTAACAGCAAGAGTGCAGAGACTCGTAAAAGGGGGTCTCTTTTTTTTgattagctccaaccctaatcaaacacacctgaagcaactaattaaggtcttcaggctcacttaaaaattaaaggcagttgtgtttgattagggttggagttaaactttgcaggacagttg from Carassius carassius chromosome 1, fCarCar2.1, whole genome shotgun sequence includes:
- the LOC132159060 gene encoding zinc finger protein 239-like; the protein is MTRRNEEKEENEESNHQEKQHACDQCGKMFLGASLLKKHLKVHAKKKPHSCHLCGKSFLHLQSLKQHQKIHTGVREYMCFECEKTFSSVSSLKRHERIHTGEKPYKCSHCDKRFSQSSNLKKHERIHTGEKPYKCSHCDKRFSVSSSLKTHKKIHTGEKPYKCSHCDKRFIQSTELKTHERTHTGEKPYKCSHCDWRFIRRANLKRHERIHTGEKPYKCSHCDKGLSGASSLKRHERIHTGEKPYKCSHCDWRFIQSIELKRHERIHTGEKAHQRNVRGKCSIESSVIHSHTKNNYSKAPYTRRRI